One segment of Procambarus clarkii isolate CNS0578487 chromosome 1, FALCON_Pclarkii_2.0, whole genome shotgun sequence DNA contains the following:
- the LOC138359864 gene encoding uncharacterized protein: MTSCSTNTSTTPALAAAIHQQPYTSSSTISSSNSTSTRAPKAAAPAPAPAAAPAAPALAAAIHQQPYTSSSNINTSNSTRTSSKSSTSTTSSTSTMTGCSTNTSTSSTSSTSSTSSISTSTSSTSTCSTSSSTSSTSTRSIISHTSTSTSSTSTCSNSSTRSTSTSSTSPCSSTSISTTSNSTSTRSTSNSNTSSRTSTSTSSTINRTSTSSTRISITCTNISSTSSTSTSSNTSSLSISTSSTSTNTSSTSISTSTITISSNSTSTSSTSTRSSTSCISNASTSSTSSNSSTSSTSSSSTTPATAAAPTAPAPAAPAREPAALEPPAPAAPPAPAQAAPASAPAAPALAAPAPAATSSGTSSTSRSTSTTGTSSTNTSTTSTTCTNSSSSNTSTSTSPSTTTSSTSTMTGSPAPASATPATEAAPAALAPIATAAPVAPAAPAPAEPAPAAPAAAPAPAVPEDAAPAPAAPASAPAAP; encoded by the exons atgaCCAGCTGTAGCAcaaacaccagcacca caccagcactagcagcagcCATACACCAGCAGccatacaccagcagcagcaccatcagctccagcaacagcaccagcaccagagcaccaaaagcagcagcaccagctccagcaccagcagcagcaccagcagcaccagcactagcagcagcCATACACCAGCAGccatacaccagcagcagcaacatcaacaccagcaacagcaccagaaccagcagcaaaagcagcaccagcacca ccagcagcaccagcaccatgaCCGGCTGTAGCacaaacaccagcaccagcagcaccagcagcaccagcagcacaagcagcataagcaccagcaccagcagcacgagCACCTGCAGCACTAGCAGctccaccagcagcactagcaccagaAGCATTATCagccacaccagcaccagcaccagcagcactagcacctgcagcaacagcagcaccagaagcaccagcacaagcagcaccagcCCCTGCAGCAGCACTAGCATCAGCACCACCAGcaatagcaccagcaccaggagcaccagcaacagtaacaccagcagccgcaccagcaccagcacaagcagcaccaTCAACcgaaccagcaccagcagcaccagaatAAGCATCACTTgcaccaacatcagcagcaccagtagcaccagcaccagcagcaacacaagcagcttaagcatcagcaccagcagcactagcactAACACCAGTAgtaccagcatcagcaccagcactaTCACCATCagtagcaacagcaccagcaccagcagcaccagcaccagaagcaGCACCAGCTGCATTAGCAACGCCAGCactagcagcacaagcagcaacagcagcaccagtagcaccagttCCAGCAGCACTa caccagcaacagcagcagcaccaacagcaccagcaccagcagcaccagcacgagAACCAGCAGCACTagaaccaccagcaccagcagcaccaccagcaccagctcaagcagcaccagcatcagcgcCAGCGGCCCCAGCACTAGCAGCACCGGCACCAGCAGCAACTAGCAGCggaaccagcagcaccagcagaagcaccagcaccaccggcaccagcagcaccaacaccagcaccaccagcaccacctgcaccaacagcagctcaagcaacaccagcaccagcaccagccccagcaccaccaccagcagcaccagcaccatgaCCGGCT caccagcaccagcatcagcaacaccagcaacagaagcagcaccagcagcactagcacctATAGCAACAGCtgcaccagtagcaccagcagcaccagcaccagcagaacCAGCACCAGCCGCTCCTgcagccgcaccagcaccagcagtgccagaagatgcagcaccagcaccagcagcaccagcatcagcaccagcagcaccatga